The following are encoded in a window of Gasterosteus aculeatus chromosome 5, fGasAcu3.hap1.1, whole genome shotgun sequence genomic DNA:
- the slc16a12b gene encoding monocarboxylate transporter 12-B — translation MADGKRRSGVALTHDGVWGWVIVGCCFMVTVCTRAVTRCISIFFVEFQAHFGADYSSTAWIHSLVDCTTMLCAPLGSLVGNRWSCRVAVMLGGLLSSCGLLLSSFASSLELLYLTMGVLTGLGFALCYTPAIAMVGCYFHHRRALAYGVAMSGSGIGTFVLAPVVQLLIEKYSWRGALLVLSAFVANLCVCGALLRPVRLQEAGEKEPEGEEPESGKETIGHVSLKDAEVAIRLPKESDGCLKPPLPLMSGSPAPKPERRWCILSVKEYRFLLLPDFLGLAVSFLFLASGCSLPFVYLVPYAVSAGVRHHQATFLMSILGVLDIVGNITFGWLTDRSCLKPYRLACYVLAVAMEGLCCLFTPLLRSFSLLVPFAVLYGYFDGAYVALIPVVTSDVVGAPYLSSALGVVYFLHAIPYLISPPIGGWLVDVTGSYTAMFFLSGASLLSSAVLLSAITGIRRCRLRPHGPTAKCYPRPLHLSDQSDRLSWRLTVEPQTNHSDSLGAETGTRAAIGRLPELIQSPPWTGSRSLQQQDNT, via the exons ATGGCTGATGGGAAGCGGCGGAGCGGCGTGGCGTTGACCCACGATGGAGTGTGGGGCTGGGTGATTGTAGGGTGCTGCTTCATGGTGACGGTCTGCACACGAGCAGTGacgag gtGCATCTCCATCTTCTTTGTGGAGTTTCAGGCTCATTTTGGCGCTGACTACTCGTCTACTGCGTGGATCCACAGCCTGGTGGACTGCACCACCATGCTCTGCG ctCCTCTTGGCAGCCTGGTGGGGAACCGGTGGTCGTGCCGGGTCGCCGTGATGCTCGGTGGACTCCTGTCCTCCTGTGGACTTCTCCTCAGCTCCTTCGCCAGCAGCTTGGAGCTCCTCTACCTCACCATGGGGGTCCTGACAG GTCTGGGTTTCGCCCTGTGTTACACCCCGGCCATCGCCATGGTGGGCTGTTACTTCCACCACCGGAGGGCGCTGGCGTACGGGGTCGCCATGTCGGGCAGCGGGATCGGGACCTTCGTTCTGGCGCCGGTGGTGCAGCTGCTCATCGAGAAGTACTCGTGGAGAGGAGCACTGCTCGTCCTCAGCGCCTTCGTGGCGAACCTGTGCGTCTGTGGAGCGCTGCTCCGACCAGTCAGACTGCAGGAGGCCGGGGAGAAGGAGcccgagggggaggagccagagTCAGGGAAGGAGACAATCG GCCACGTCTCCTTAAAGGACGCCGAGGTCGCGATCAGACTCCCCAAAGAATCAGACGGCTGCCTTAAGCCGCCGCTGCCCCTGATGTcaggaagccccgcccccaaaccAGAGAGGAGGTGGTGCATCCTGTCTGTCAAGGAGTACCGTTTCCTGCTGCTGCCGGACTTCCTGGGCCTGGCCGTGTCCTTCCTGTTCCTGGCCAGCGGCtgcagtctcccctttgtctaCCTGGTGCCGTACGCTGTGAGTGCCGGGGTCCGCCACCACCAGGCCACCTTCCTCATGTCCATCTTGGGGGTCCTGGACATCGTGGGGAACATCACCTTCGGCTGGTTGACGGACCGCAG CTGCCTGAAGCCCTACCGGCTGGCCTGCTACGTCCTGGCGGTGGCGATGGAGGGGCTCTGCTGTCTCTTCACGCCGTTGCTGCGCTCCTTCTCGCTCCTCGTGCCCTTCGCCGTCCTCTACGGTTACTTCGACGGCGCCTACGTGGCGCTGATCCCCGTGGTGACGTCGGATGTGGTGGGGGCTCCCTACCTGTCCTCGGCGCTGGGCGTGGTCTACTTCCTCCACGCCATCCCCTACCTCATCAGCCCGCCCATCGGAG GTTGGCTTGTCGACGTCACAGGAAGCTACACGGCCATGTTCTTCCTCAGTGGTGCTTCGCTGCTTTCCAGCGCCGTCCTCCTCAGCGCCATCACCGGCATCCGCCGCTGCCGGCTCCGACCGCATGGCCCCACCGCCAAGTGCTATCCCCGCCCCCTGCATCTGTCCGACCAATCGGATCGCCTCAGCTGGAGGCTGACCGTCGAGCCACAGACGAATCACTCGGATTCGTTGGGGGCGGAGACCGGTACGAGGGCCGCGATTGGCCGGCTGCCTGAACTCATTCAGAGTCCGCCGTGGACCGGAAGTAGGTCCTtacaacaacaagacaacacATGA
- the nudt13 gene encoding NAD(P)H pyrophosphatase NUDT13, mitochondrial isoform X2 — MKKSILLGCSEQNQVQFCLDVGELHQAAVEEECGGKFISLKKAFFLLTGPEAPLVAKGRALLRWHQTNSFCSATGEPTQRNPAGSQRVCNSSGIVYYPTMSPVVIVLVSDGKRCLLGRQSSFPQGMYSALAGFCDMGETVEETLSREVAEEVGLEVLNVSYSSSQHWPFPHSSFMMGFHASVSPTYTQVSVDHTELEDARWFSLEEITSALQVKAPLSRGKPAAGFWLPPKHAIANHLITEWTHRQRAQSTI, encoded by the exons ATGAAGAAGTCGATTTTGCTGGGCTGCTCCGAACAGAACCAGGTCCAGTTCTGTCTGGACGTTG GAGAACTGCATCAGGCAGCAGTAGAAGAAGAGTGCGGAGGAAAGTTCATCAGTCTGAAGAAGGCATTCTTTCTGCTGACGGGACCAGAGGCGCCTCTCGTGGCCAAG GGTCGGGCTCTGCTGCGCTGGCATCAAACCAACAGCTTCTGCAGCGCCACAGGCGAGCCGACCCAACGCAACCCGGCAGGAAGTCAGAGGGTTTGCAACAGCTCTGGCATAGTCTACTATCCCACG ATGTCTCCGGTGGTGATCGTCCTGGTGTCGGATGGGAAGCGGTGTTTGTTAGGACGCCAGTCCTCCTTTCCCCAAGGGATGTACAGCGCTCTGGCTGGCTTCTGTGACATGG GTGAGACTGTGGAGGAGACCCTGAGCAGAGAGGTGGCGGAGGAGGTTGGTCTGGAGGTCCTCAATGTTTCCTACAGCTCCTCTCAGCACTGGCCATTTCCTCACAGCTCCTTCATGATGGGCTTTCATGCTTCCGTTAGCCCCACCTACACCCAG GTGTCAGTAGACCACACAGAGTTGGAGGACGCTCGCTGGTTCAGTCTGGAGGAAATCACATCCGCCCTGCAGGTGAAGGCTCCGCTCAGCAGAGGAAAGCCCGCCGCCGGCTTCTGGCTTCCTCCGAAACACGCCATCGCCAACCACCTCATCACAGAGTGGACCCACCGCCAGCGAGCCCAATCAACCATCTGA
- the nudt13 gene encoding NAD(P)H pyrophosphatase NUDT13, mitochondrial isoform X1 yields the protein MLRPLKIPHLSARCGSNFVSRMRYVNRLKVDDEALAAALENGHMLLFHRLSPLLQRTPQGSFRPPTLITTDVQSILEKLGSDRTLMKKSILLGCSEQNQVQFCLDVGELHQAAVEEECGGKFISLKKAFFLLTGPEAPLVAKGRALLRWHQTNSFCSATGEPTQRNPAGSQRVCNSSGIVYYPTMSPVVIVLVSDGKRCLLGRQSSFPQGMYSALAGFCDMGETVEETLSREVAEEVGLEVLNVSYSSSQHWPFPHSSFMMGFHASVSPTYTQVSVDHTELEDARWFSLEEITSALQVKAPLSRGKPAAGFWLPPKHAIANHLITEWTHRQRAQSTI from the exons ATGTTGAGACCTCTGAAGATTCCACATCTATCAGCCCGATGCGGCTCAAACTTTGTCTCCAGGATGAG GTATGTGAACAGGTTGAAGGTGGATGATGAAGCGTTGGCTGCAGCACTGGAGAACGGTCACATGCTCTTGTTCCATCGcctgtctcctctgctgcaACGCACCCCCCAGGGATCCTTCAGGCCGCCTACGCTGATCACCACAG ATGTGCAGTCCATCCTGGAGAAACTAGGTTCTGACAGAACCCTGATGAAGAAGTCGATTTTGCTGGGCTGCTCCGAACAGAACCAGGTCCAGTTCTGTCTGGACGTTG GAGAACTGCATCAGGCAGCAGTAGAAGAAGAGTGCGGAGGAAAGTTCATCAGTCTGAAGAAGGCATTCTTTCTGCTGACGGGACCAGAGGCGCCTCTCGTGGCCAAG GGTCGGGCTCTGCTGCGCTGGCATCAAACCAACAGCTTCTGCAGCGCCACAGGCGAGCCGACCCAACGCAACCCGGCAGGAAGTCAGAGGGTTTGCAACAGCTCTGGCATAGTCTACTATCCCACG ATGTCTCCGGTGGTGATCGTCCTGGTGTCGGATGGGAAGCGGTGTTTGTTAGGACGCCAGTCCTCCTTTCCCCAAGGGATGTACAGCGCTCTGGCTGGCTTCTGTGACATGG GTGAGACTGTGGAGGAGACCCTGAGCAGAGAGGTGGCGGAGGAGGTTGGTCTGGAGGTCCTCAATGTTTCCTACAGCTCCTCTCAGCACTGGCCATTTCCTCACAGCTCCTTCATGATGGGCTTTCATGCTTCCGTTAGCCCCACCTACACCCAG GTGTCAGTAGACCACACAGAGTTGGAGGACGCTCGCTGGTTCAGTCTGGAGGAAATCACATCCGCCCTGCAGGTGAAGGCTCCGCTCAGCAGAGGAAAGCCCGCCGCCGGCTTCTGGCTTCCTCCGAAACACGCCATCGCCAACCACCTCATCACAGAGTGGACCCACCGCCAGCGAGCCCAATCAACCATCTGA
- the minpp1b gene encoding multiple inositol polyphosphate phosphatase 1b isoform X1, protein MFSGWLVAALGLTMTRRSCSSLSVPDIAAYFGTKTRYEEVNPHLLRDVLTVNASVLRPPATERCVPVHLTAVIRHGSRYPTVKNIRRIQRLSELVRREASGSPGGSGGSGGSGGAAGAADWLQDVQSRWEMWYTEDMDGQLVLKGREDLRQLAARLSLLFPSLLTEENEMSISLRSSSKHRCVSSAEAFQEGLQLHWRHSDVQYRHLVDDKLMRFFERCRGYVEGVEKNRTALLEVHKFKHGPEMERVKRKVAGRLGLHQHHLTADLVEAAFFLCSYELSIKSLHSSWCFLFDEDDAKVLEYKSDLKQYWKRFHGYMISSMSSCPLFHHIFRTLDKAGRPRRSTDAPPEPASILIGHAETLLPLLSLLGLYKDQTPPTADNYHTQHGRSFRSGLIVPYAANLLFVLYDCQRGPRLQLLVNESPVRFPGLETEDAPLYRDVRAAYRHLLDGCDFQRECEGTSVGGRGPNIEL, encoded by the exons ATGTTCTCCGGTTGGCTGGTTGCGGCTCTCGGTCTGACCATGACCCGCCGGTCCTGCTCCTCTCTGTCGGTACCGGACATCGCCGCGTACTTCGGCACCAAAACCCGGTACGAGGAAGTGAACCCGCACCTGCTGCGGGACGTTTTAACCGTGAACGCGTCCGTGCTGAGACCTCCGGCCACCGAGCGCTGCGTCCCGGTCCACCTCACCGCCGTCATCCGCCACGGCAGCCGGTACCCGACCGTCAAGAACATCCGCAGGATCCAGAGACTCAGCGAGCTGGTCCGCAGAGAAGCGAGCGGAAGCCCCGGGGGGTCCGGGGGCtccggggggtccgggggggccGCGGGGGCCGCGGACTGGCTCCAGGACGTCCAGAGCCGCTGGGAGATGTGGTACACCGAGGACATGGACG GCCAGCTGGTGCTGAAGGGCAGAGAGGACCTCCGTCAGCTGGCGGCGCGTCTCTCCCTCTTGTTCCCGTCCCTGCTGACGGAGGAGAACGAGATGAGCATCAGTCTGAGGAGCAGCTCCAAGCATCGCTGTGTGAGCAGCGCCGAGGCCTTCCAGGAGGGTCTGCAGCTCCACTGGAGACACAGCG ACGTGCAGTACCGCCACCTGGTGGACGACAAGCTGATGCGTTTCTTCGAACGTTGCCGTGGTTACGTGGAGGGGGTGGAGAAGAACCGCACGGCGCTGCTGGAGGTGCACAAGTTCAAACACGGGCCGGAGATGGAGCGCGTGAAGAGGAAGGTTGCCGGGAGGCTTGgcctccaccagcaccacctcaCAGCGG ATCTGGTGGAAGCGGCGTTCTTCTTGTGTTCCTACGAGCTCTCCATCAAATCTCTCCACTCATCCTGGTGTTTCCTGTTTGACGAAGATGATGCAAAG GTGTTGGAGTACAAATCCGACCTGAAGCAGTACTGGAAGcgtttccatggttacatgATCAGTAGCATGTCCAGCTGTCCTCTGTTCCATCACATCTTCAGGACTCTGGACAAAGCAGGACGACCTCGCCG GTCCACCGACGCTCCTCCCGAGCCGGCCTCCATCCTGATTGGTCACGCTGAGacgctcctccccctcctctccttgctGGGACTCTACAAGGACCAGACTCCACCCACCGCCGACAACTACCACACGCAGCACG GCAGGAGCTTCCGGTCCGGCCTCATTGTCCCGTACGCCGCCAACCTGCTCTTCGTCCTGTACGACTGCCAGCGGGGCCCCCGGCTGCAGCTGCTAGTCAACGAGTCGCCAGTTCGATTCCCagggctggagacggaggacgcgCCGCTGTACCGGGACGTTCGGGCGGCGTACCGCCACCTTCTGGACGGCTGTGACTTCCAGCGGGAGTGCGAGGGGACGAGCGTCGGCGGCCGGGGCCCGAACATCGAGCTCTGA
- the rpp30 gene encoding ribonuclease P protein subunit p30 isoform X3: MSVFMDLNLNYTTDKSRMRSLVETAAHLGFSTVAINHVFEPTAKKKQEIPSPTLIKELIDELPAVQGRSRPIRVLNRLTVVMSDSSHFRPNAAEYRGFDLLAVQPTTEKLFHAACMLYEVDIICVSVTEKLPFFFKRAPVNGNVILSSAAEKPLEIRGPYDITNLGLLFGLSDADAKDAVSTTCRSVVLHAETRKLASGIIYTMKSCTESSSLQGAPPADTGEAPAAKRAKPHLT; the protein is encoded by the exons ATGTCTGTGTTTATGGATTTAAACCTGAACTACACGACGGACAAGAGCAGAATGCGGAGTCTGGTCGAGACAGCGGCCCACC TCGGTTTCTCCACGGTCGCAATCAACCACGTGTTCGAACCCACGGCCAAAAAGAAGCAG GAGATTCCGAGCCCGACGCTGATCAAAGAGCTGATCGATGAGCTGCCCGCTGTGCAG gGTCGCTCTCGTCCAATCAGAGTGCTCAACAGGTTGACCGTTGTGATGTCCGACTCCAGTCACTTT AGGCCTAATGCTGCAGAGTATCGGGGGTTCGATCTCCTCGCCGTCCAGCCGACCACAGAGAAACTTTTCCAT gcagCCTGTATGCTGTATGAAGTCGACATCATCTGTGTCTCCGTCACAGAGAAGCTTCCGTTCTTCTTCAAGAGAGCGCCGGTCAACGGG AATGTGATCCTGTCCAGTGCAGCTGAGAAG CCTCTGGAGATCAGAGGACCGTATGACATCACCAACCT AGGTTTGTTGTTCGGGTTGTCAGACGCTGACGCTAAAGACGCCGTCTCCACAACCTGTCGATCAGTTGTACTTCATGCAG AAACCAGGAAGTTGGCCAGTGGGATCATCTACACCATGAAGTCGTGCACGGAGTCCTCCAGCCTGCAGGGGGCTCCACCTGCTGACA CAGGTGAAGCTCCGGCAGCCAAGAGAGCAAAGCCCCACCTGACgtag
- the rpp30 gene encoding ribonuclease P protein subunit p30 isoform X2, producing MSVFMDLNLNYTTDKSRMRSLVETAAHLGFSTVAINHVFEPTAKKKQEIPSPTLIKELIDELPAVQGRSRPIRVLNRLTVVMSDSSHFRPNAAEYRGFDLLAVQPTTEKLFHAACMLYEVDIICVSVTEKLPFFFKRAPVNGAVGRGVVFEVSYSAAIRDSTRRRYTIANAVSLMESCRGKNVILSSAAEKPLEIRGPYDITNLGLLFGLSDADAKDAVSTTCRSVVLHAETRKLASGIIYTMKSCTESSSLQGAPPADSEAPAAKRAKPHLT from the exons ATGTCTGTGTTTATGGATTTAAACCTGAACTACACGACGGACAAGAGCAGAATGCGGAGTCTGGTCGAGACAGCGGCCCACC TCGGTTTCTCCACGGTCGCAATCAACCACGTGTTCGAACCCACGGCCAAAAAGAAGCAG GAGATTCCGAGCCCGACGCTGATCAAAGAGCTGATCGATGAGCTGCCCGCTGTGCAG gGTCGCTCTCGTCCAATCAGAGTGCTCAACAGGTTGACCGTTGTGATGTCCGACTCCAGTCACTTT AGGCCTAATGCTGCAGAGTATCGGGGGTTCGATCTCCTCGCCGTCCAGCCGACCACAGAGAAACTTTTCCAT gcagCCTGTATGCTGTATGAAGTCGACATCATCTGTGTCTCCGTCACAGAGAAGCTTCCGTTCTTCTTCAAGAGAGCGCCGGTCAACGGG gcCGTGGGCAGAGGGGTGGTGTTCGAGGTGTCGTACTCCGCGGCCATCAGGGACTCCACCAGGAGGCGCTACACCATCGCTAACGCCGTGTCCCTGATGgagagctgcagagggaag AATGTGATCCTGTCCAGTGCAGCTGAGAAG CCTCTGGAGATCAGAGGACCGTATGACATCACCAACCT AGGTTTGTTGTTCGGGTTGTCAGACGCTGACGCTAAAGACGCCGTCTCCACAACCTGTCGATCAGTTGTACTTCATGCAG AAACCAGGAAGTTGGCCAGTGGGATCATCTACACCATGAAGTCGTGCACGGAGTCCTCCAGCCTGCAGGGGGCTCCACCTGCTGACA GTGAAGCTCCGGCAGCCAAGAGAGCAAAGCCCCACCTGACgtag
- the minpp1b gene encoding multiple inositol polyphosphate phosphatase 1b isoform X2 — translation MFSGWLVAALGLTMTRRSCSSLSVPDIAAYFGTKTRYEEVNPHLLRDVLTVNASVLRPPATERCVPVHLTAVIRHGSRYPTVKNIRRIQRLSELVRREASGSPGGSGGSGGSGGAAGAADWLQDVQSRWEMWYTEDMDGQLVLKGREDLRQLAARLSLLFPSLLTEENEMSISLRSSSKHRCVSSAEAFQEGLQLHWRHSDVQYRHLVDDKLMRFFERCRGYVEGVEKNRTALLEVHKFKHGPEMERVKRKVAGRLGLHQHHLTADLVEAAFFLCSYELSIKSLHSSWCFLFDEDDAKVLEYKSDLKQYWKRFHGYMISSMSSCPLFHHIFRTLDKAGRPRRSTDAPPEPASILIGHAETLLPLLSLLGLYKDQTPPTADNYHTQHGASGPASLSRTPPTCSSSCTTASGAPGCSC, via the exons ATGTTCTCCGGTTGGCTGGTTGCGGCTCTCGGTCTGACCATGACCCGCCGGTCCTGCTCCTCTCTGTCGGTACCGGACATCGCCGCGTACTTCGGCACCAAAACCCGGTACGAGGAAGTGAACCCGCACCTGCTGCGGGACGTTTTAACCGTGAACGCGTCCGTGCTGAGACCTCCGGCCACCGAGCGCTGCGTCCCGGTCCACCTCACCGCCGTCATCCGCCACGGCAGCCGGTACCCGACCGTCAAGAACATCCGCAGGATCCAGAGACTCAGCGAGCTGGTCCGCAGAGAAGCGAGCGGAAGCCCCGGGGGGTCCGGGGGCtccggggggtccgggggggccGCGGGGGCCGCGGACTGGCTCCAGGACGTCCAGAGCCGCTGGGAGATGTGGTACACCGAGGACATGGACG GCCAGCTGGTGCTGAAGGGCAGAGAGGACCTCCGTCAGCTGGCGGCGCGTCTCTCCCTCTTGTTCCCGTCCCTGCTGACGGAGGAGAACGAGATGAGCATCAGTCTGAGGAGCAGCTCCAAGCATCGCTGTGTGAGCAGCGCCGAGGCCTTCCAGGAGGGTCTGCAGCTCCACTGGAGACACAGCG ACGTGCAGTACCGCCACCTGGTGGACGACAAGCTGATGCGTTTCTTCGAACGTTGCCGTGGTTACGTGGAGGGGGTGGAGAAGAACCGCACGGCGCTGCTGGAGGTGCACAAGTTCAAACACGGGCCGGAGATGGAGCGCGTGAAGAGGAAGGTTGCCGGGAGGCTTGgcctccaccagcaccacctcaCAGCGG ATCTGGTGGAAGCGGCGTTCTTCTTGTGTTCCTACGAGCTCTCCATCAAATCTCTCCACTCATCCTGGTGTTTCCTGTTTGACGAAGATGATGCAAAG GTGTTGGAGTACAAATCCGACCTGAAGCAGTACTGGAAGcgtttccatggttacatgATCAGTAGCATGTCCAGCTGTCCTCTGTTCCATCACATCTTCAGGACTCTGGACAAAGCAGGACGACCTCGCCG GTCCACCGACGCTCCTCCCGAGCCGGCCTCCATCCTGATTGGTCACGCTGAGacgctcctccccctcctctccttgctGGGACTCTACAAGGACCAGACTCCACCCACCGCCGACAACTACCACACGCAGCACG GAGCTTCCGGTCCGGCCTCATTGTCCCGTACGCCGCCAACCTGCTCTTCGTCCTGTACGACTGCCAGCGGGGCCCCCGGCTGCAGCTGCTAG
- the rpp30 gene encoding ribonuclease P protein subunit p30 isoform X4, translated as MSVFMDLNLNYTTDKSRMRSLVETAAHLGFSTVAINHVFEPTAKKKQEIPSPTLIKELIDELPAVQGRSRPIRVLNRLTVVMSDSSHFRPNAAEYRGFDLLAVQPTTEKLFHAACMLYEVDIICVSVTEKLPFFFKRAPVNGNVILSSAAEKPLEIRGPYDITNLGLLFGLSDADAKDAVSTTCRSVVLHAETRKLASGIIYTMKSCTESSSLQGAPPADSEAPAAKRAKPHLT; from the exons ATGTCTGTGTTTATGGATTTAAACCTGAACTACACGACGGACAAGAGCAGAATGCGGAGTCTGGTCGAGACAGCGGCCCACC TCGGTTTCTCCACGGTCGCAATCAACCACGTGTTCGAACCCACGGCCAAAAAGAAGCAG GAGATTCCGAGCCCGACGCTGATCAAAGAGCTGATCGATGAGCTGCCCGCTGTGCAG gGTCGCTCTCGTCCAATCAGAGTGCTCAACAGGTTGACCGTTGTGATGTCCGACTCCAGTCACTTT AGGCCTAATGCTGCAGAGTATCGGGGGTTCGATCTCCTCGCCGTCCAGCCGACCACAGAGAAACTTTTCCAT gcagCCTGTATGCTGTATGAAGTCGACATCATCTGTGTCTCCGTCACAGAGAAGCTTCCGTTCTTCTTCAAGAGAGCGCCGGTCAACGGG AATGTGATCCTGTCCAGTGCAGCTGAGAAG CCTCTGGAGATCAGAGGACCGTATGACATCACCAACCT AGGTTTGTTGTTCGGGTTGTCAGACGCTGACGCTAAAGACGCCGTCTCCACAACCTGTCGATCAGTTGTACTTCATGCAG AAACCAGGAAGTTGGCCAGTGGGATCATCTACACCATGAAGTCGTGCACGGAGTCCTCCAGCCTGCAGGGGGCTCCACCTGCTGACA GTGAAGCTCCGGCAGCCAAGAGAGCAAAGCCCCACCTGACgtag
- the rpp30 gene encoding ribonuclease P protein subunit p30 isoform X1, whose translation MSVFMDLNLNYTTDKSRMRSLVETAAHLGFSTVAINHVFEPTAKKKQEIPSPTLIKELIDELPAVQGRSRPIRVLNRLTVVMSDSSHFRPNAAEYRGFDLLAVQPTTEKLFHAACMLYEVDIICVSVTEKLPFFFKRAPVNGAVGRGVVFEVSYSAAIRDSTRRRYTIANAVSLMESCRGKNVILSSAAEKPLEIRGPYDITNLGLLFGLSDADAKDAVSTTCRSVVLHAETRKLASGIIYTMKSCTESSSLQGAPPADTGEAPAAKRAKPHLT comes from the exons ATGTCTGTGTTTATGGATTTAAACCTGAACTACACGACGGACAAGAGCAGAATGCGGAGTCTGGTCGAGACAGCGGCCCACC TCGGTTTCTCCACGGTCGCAATCAACCACGTGTTCGAACCCACGGCCAAAAAGAAGCAG GAGATTCCGAGCCCGACGCTGATCAAAGAGCTGATCGATGAGCTGCCCGCTGTGCAG gGTCGCTCTCGTCCAATCAGAGTGCTCAACAGGTTGACCGTTGTGATGTCCGACTCCAGTCACTTT AGGCCTAATGCTGCAGAGTATCGGGGGTTCGATCTCCTCGCCGTCCAGCCGACCACAGAGAAACTTTTCCAT gcagCCTGTATGCTGTATGAAGTCGACATCATCTGTGTCTCCGTCACAGAGAAGCTTCCGTTCTTCTTCAAGAGAGCGCCGGTCAACGGG gcCGTGGGCAGAGGGGTGGTGTTCGAGGTGTCGTACTCCGCGGCCATCAGGGACTCCACCAGGAGGCGCTACACCATCGCTAACGCCGTGTCCCTGATGgagagctgcagagggaag AATGTGATCCTGTCCAGTGCAGCTGAGAAG CCTCTGGAGATCAGAGGACCGTATGACATCACCAACCT AGGTTTGTTGTTCGGGTTGTCAGACGCTGACGCTAAAGACGCCGTCTCCACAACCTGTCGATCAGTTGTACTTCATGCAG AAACCAGGAAGTTGGCCAGTGGGATCATCTACACCATGAAGTCGTGCACGGAGTCCTCCAGCCTGCAGGGGGCTCCACCTGCTGACA CAGGTGAAGCTCCGGCAGCCAAGAGAGCAAAGCCCCACCTGACgtag